In the genome of Zobellia nedashkovskayae, the window TTGTACGTGTAGTTTATTCTTCCGAATAAAGACTCTAACCCGTTTAAGGTTGAATTACCAGAGTTTAGCTGTGTATCTGGTAAACCGTTATCGAGACCTCTAAATTCGTCTAGAACAAATCCTCTTCTACTAGCGGACCATATTTCCGAATTGAATTTAAGAAATTCATAGCCTCCTAAAACCGAAACATTGTGGTCACCAAATTCTTTTCCCCAGTTAGCTACTGCGTTAAAGTTGTCTTGAAACGTGGTAAAGGTTTCCTTAAAAAGTGAACTTTCTGAAATACCGCCACCTACAGTGCTTTGAGCAACACCGCCAGAACCTTCGTAATAGGTGTACCGTGCTCTAAAATCATCTTGGTCCCTGTCAAAAAATTGTGGTGCATACGTTGCAGCAATTGAGAAATTGTTGAATGGTCTGTAAGTTACTTTGGCCAAAGCTCTAAAGTAATTTGAAACGGTTTCATCTTTTGCAGTAGAATTAGCTAGTGCAACGGGATTACTACCACCAAAACCGGAACCATAGGTGCCATCATCATTAAAAGCTACAAAGAGTGGCTGTAGACGGTATGCCGAACGAGTAAGATTATTTAAACGTGCGGGCTGACTTTTGACTTCTCTTCTGAAGTTAAGGTCAAATGCTAAGTCTAATTTTTTGCTAAGTGCATAATCTAGATTAAACCTGCCATTATATCTTTGAAATTTAAAGTTTGGAATGTTACCGTCTTGATCGGTGAACGATATAGAGCTGGCTACTTTCAATTTTTCAGAACCACCACGTACAGAAAGACTATGGTATTGCTGAATAGCAGCTGAATTGAATAGAAGACCAACCCAATCCGTATCTGGTAAGGCCTCTGAACCTACTCCGTTACCCGAACGGTATTGGTTAAGTACGTCGTCAGAAAATGCACCAGGCTCAGCAGAGTTAAATGCTTCCATATACCCTAAAGCATCTGCGAATTGTAGATTTTGAGCAATGCTCTGTACCCCAACGTAAGTGTTGTAAGAGGTTGATATTTTCCCTTCCTTACCCCTTTTTGTAGTAATAAGAATTACACCGTTTGCCGCACGAGAACCATATATAGCCGAAGCCGAAGCATCCTTAAGAACAGAAATAGATTCAATATCACTAGGGTCTAAACCATTAATATCGTCAGGAATTCCATCAACTAAAATAAGTGGGTTGTTTTTTGCTCCGCTACCTAAAGTACCTACACCACGAATACGGATAGCTGCACCGTCTGAGCCCGGTTGACCACTAGATTGGGTTGCGGTAAGACCAGGAACAAGACCAGCTAGTGCTTGTGAAGCCTGTGCAACGGGTTGTTTTGCTATTTCTTCTGCCTTAACCGTTTCTACAGATCCAGTTAAGTTAACTGCTTTTTGGGTTCCGTACCCAACCACAACTACTTCGTCTAGTTGTGATGCTTCTTCAGCCATGGTAACGTTTAGTGTAGTTTGGCCGTTTACTGCTTTTTCAACAGTTCCGTAACCAATAGAACTGAAAACTAAGGTAGCCCCTTCTGGAATTTCAATACTAAAATTTCCATCAAAATCTGCTACAACCCCATTGGTCGTTCCTTTTTCAACAATGTTGGCAGCTGGTATGGGAATACCCTGTTTGTCGCTTACGATACCTGAGACCGTAATTTGGGCAGATATTTCACAAAGCGCGAATATCGATAAAAGAAAAAATAAAACTGCTTTTTTCATAAGCTCTAGTTTAAGTTGAGAGGTGAATAGTGAGTAATTTAAGGTTTGACCGTTCTAAATTACAAGTCTAGTCTGGTCTAGTCTGTTTAACAAATAAATAACATTATTACATATTTGCCAAATATTTTTTGCTAAATGTTGAATTTGACGTGGTAACAATTGGTATTATCTTAAATACTCTGATATTTCATAGGATTTGTCTTCTCTAAAATATTTGTACAAACTACTTCTAAGCTAATTTTACCTAAATTAGAATCTGTAAAGTCGATAGATCTTTACGCGTGTAGATTTAGTTCTTATTAATGGGCGTCTTAAGTTGTACCTGAAAACAGGTAATTTTGGTTTTAGTACTTTTGTATTTGTCCCAAATGGTTAAGAAAGAATAAATGGTAAAACTTAGTATAGAAAAGAACTCAAAGAAGCCTAAATATCTTCTGCTTGCAGATAGTATTACTTCCCAAATTGAACAAAAGCAATTAGTTCTTGATGACAGGTTACCATCAGTAAACAAGCTCTCCGCTCATTTTAACTTTAGTCGTGAAACAGTTTTTAAAGCATTAAACTACCTAAGCGAAAAGGGAATTGTTAGGGCAGTGGACAAGATTGGTTATTTTGTGAACGACCTTTCCGTTGAGACAGAATTTAAGGTGTTCTTTTTGCTGGATAAATTAACACCTTTCAAAGAAGACTTGTATAATTCACTTATTTCAAGCTTGGGTGAAAATGTAAAGGTCCGCTTATATTTTCATCACCAAAACATTGAACTTTTTGCGTCTCTAATTTTAGATAATCTCAAAAACTACACACACTTTATAGTTACCACATACATAGAGGATTCAAAATCTGTTCAGAAAGTGCTCAATAAAATACCACCCGAAAAATTGATTATTCTGGATAAATATGAGCCTAATGTCAACGATGGTTGTGGTATGGTTTTTCAAGATTTTGAGAATGACATTCTTAATCTATTAAAGGTAAATATTGATTTGGTTAACAAGTACGATAGGCTAGTACTTTTCAATCGTAAAAATGCGCCACACGGAGATTTTGTCCAAAAGGGTTTTGAACGATTTTGCACCGAATACAACTTTCAGAGTGAGGTGTATTATAATTTTTCTCCGGACTACTTTAAAAAAGGAACCCTTTACATCACCATTGACGCCTATGACAGGGACATGGTGGAGATTATAAAATTGGCTCGTAAATTTAACTGGGAATTGGGTAAAGAAATTGGACTGATTAGTTACAATGATACCAGTACCAAAGAAATTTTAGCTGGTGGTATATCAGTAATTAGTACTGACTTTAAGAAAATGGGAGAGGAGGCTGCCAAAATGATTTTGGAAGGCAGAAGGGAACATAAAAGCAATGAAACCAAGTTGATTTTAAGGAATTCGCTCTAAAATATCAATTACATCAGCTGTGTAAACACTTTTTTTCGTTGCACGGCATAATACCAAAATAGCATCGAAATTAGTATCGTTAACACAGCGCCCCCTATATAGGCAACGTTATTTTCTAATTCAAATCCTTCTGGCGCTATAAGAATGTACGTGGTACATACCATGGTCATGAAAATTGCCGGAATGAGAGTTATCCAATAGAATTTATTCTCATAAATTAAATACGCGGTAATCGTCCACAGCACTACGGTGGCCAAGGTCTGATTACTCCATGCAAAATAGCGCCATATCATTCCAAAATCCATTTGGGTAAGTGCAAAAGCGACTATAAACAGAGGAATGCTGATATAAAGTCGATTTTTTATTTTCTTTTGGTCAGTTTTAAAAATATCCGATAATATAAGTCTTGCAGAACGGAAAGCAGTATCGCCAGAGGTAATAGGAGCAGCTACAATACCTAATAAGGCAAGAATACCACCAACTTTACCCAACATGTTTAAGGATATTTCATTGGCTGCCCATGCTGCGTTATTTCCGTTGGCGAGCATAGCATCATTAAGACCTCCCACATCACCAAAAAAC includes:
- a CDS encoding SusC/RagA family TonB-linked outer membrane protein, with product MKKAVLFFLLSIFALCEISAQITVSGIVSDKQGIPIPAANIVEKGTTNGVVADFDGNFSIEIPEGATLVFSSIGYGTVEKAVNGQTTLNVTMAEEASQLDEVVVVGYGTQKAVNLTGSVETVKAEEIAKQPVAQASQALAGLVPGLTATQSSGQPGSDGAAIRIRGVGTLGSGAKNNPLILVDGIPDDINGLDPSDIESISVLKDASASAIYGSRAANGVILITTKRGKEGKISTSYNTYVGVQSIAQNLQFADALGYMEAFNSAEPGAFSDDVLNQYRSGNGVGSEALPDTDWVGLLFNSAAIQQYHSLSVRGGSEKLKVASSISFTDQDGNIPNFKFQRYNGRFNLDYALSKKLDLAFDLNFRREVKSQPARLNNLTRSAYRLQPLFVAFNDDGTYGSGFGGSNPVALANSTAKDETVSNYFRALAKVTYRPFNNFSIAATYAPQFFDRDQDDFRARYTYYEGSGGVAQSTVGGGISESSLFKETFTTFQDNFNAVANWGKEFGDHNVSVLGGYEFLKFNSEIWSASRRGFVLDEFRGLDNGLPDTQLNSGNSTLNGLESLFGRINYTYKNKYLFEANVRKDASSRFAEGYRSATFPSFSVGWVVSEEKFLQDNETINFLKLRASWGQLGNQFIFAANRTDNNGDVIQGSDGSAVAQEVNFPYTSLFGLGNANAVIGGTPVVGGAQSVLANSQLQWETGETQNVAMDAKFFNSKLSFTGEYYVRKTKDILLGVTIPTSVGLEAPVQNAGEVWNTGYDISIGWNDTIGEDFRYGVNLNYSGFDNEIKDLGGLNQLPPGNTINRVGEEIGSIYGLKVDGLYQESDFDVDGNLNSSLPSPGFGAIQAGDLKYADISGPDGVPDGAITNDDRTIIGSDITTENWGLELFSAYKGFDLSVSLLGAGGRDVVLQGDAGWAFFNAGKIQEWQTDYWTPTNTGAAYPRLTPGSSHSNWRVNETWMHDASYVRLRNITLGYKIPRDVLDKFSISAARIYLSGQNLATWDNMPEGIDPLTPQFSSGAFYPVTKVFTMGLNVTF
- a CDS encoding GntR family transcriptional regulator; amino-acid sequence: MVKLSIEKNSKKPKYLLLADSITSQIEQKQLVLDDRLPSVNKLSAHFNFSRETVFKALNYLSEKGIVRAVDKIGYFVNDLSVETEFKVFFLLDKLTPFKEDLYNSLISSLGENVKVRLYFHHQNIELFASLILDNLKNYTHFIVTTYIEDSKSVQKVLNKIPPEKLIILDKYEPNVNDGCGMVFQDFENDILNLLKVNIDLVNKYDRLVLFNRKNAPHGDFVQKGFERFCTEYNFQSEVYYNFSPDYFKKGTLYITIDAYDRDMVEIIKLARKFNWELGKEIGLISYNDTSTKEILAGGISVISTDFKKMGEEAAKMILEGRREHKSNETKLILRNSL